From a single Eleginops maclovinus isolate JMC-PN-2008 ecotype Puerto Natales chromosome 18, JC_Emac_rtc_rv5, whole genome shotgun sequence genomic region:
- the LOC134880802 gene encoding protein FAM200A-like: MVACDSLMVMSCVANLTYYSLRTVLRAKLTHIYKHSRREYFKIGCSTANICYICTSLAIYLAPMDRFVVRKVPEGQAAMTEGQAATTEGQAATIGQGQASEASTSQKRRKRKYNEEYVKYGFTVTTDRAGEEVPLCFVCSTILCNEAMKPSKLTRHMETHHVHLKAKPVEYMQQMLRDFKGQQATMRKSAKINENALKASYLVALRVAKSKKPHTIAEQLILPAAIDMCRAMVSEECANKLKTIPLSDNTIGRRIGEMANDVKDQLMAKLQTVLFSLQIDETTDVTNDAQLLTFVRYEDSGTMCEEFLFCKPLPGRTTGVEIFKALDDFFTEHNISWQRCVALCSDGARAMSGSKTGLFAHVRRVAPGVIWTHCLIHREALASKDLSVELSGVFDVVVKTVNFIKRNALNTRLFSSLCHDLGSEHSSLLYHSEVRWLSRGAVLARVFELRGAIYEFLCEKHSDLASNFNDSYWLTKLAYLTDVFAELNKLNSSMQGRDANVMQLYEKLEAFVKKMSKWIERVESNNLAMFPSVEEYPDSTDINDTICEHLRKLVRQFAKYFTDSEEWRRDSKWILLPFSDDASVGSSLTAVEEDKLIEMSTDSVRRHMYDTQPLVKFWISCQTEFPQLAAKAMRCLLPFPTTYLCESGFSTLAYLKNKYRARLDPENDMRLSLSTISPRIDRLCGLHHAQISH; encoded by the coding sequence atggtagcctgtgattcgctaatggtaatgagttgcgtcgctaacctcacttattattcattacgtacagtcttgcgagcaaagttgacacacatttataagcatagccgacgagagtattttaagataggttgtagtacagcaaacatttgttacatatgtactagtctagctatatatctagcaccaatggatcgttttgtagtgaggaaagtgccagagggacaggctgccatgacagagggtcaggctgccacgacagagggacaggccgccacgatagggcaaggacaggcttccgaagcgtcaacttcgcaaaaaagacgaaaaagaaaatacaatgaggaatatgttaaatatggattcacagtgacgacagacagagcaggagaggaggtaccactgtgtttcgtatgttcaacaattctctgtaatgaagctatgaagccgtcgaaacttacgcggcatatggagacgcatcacgtccacttgaaggccaaacccgttgagtacatgcaacagatgttgcgtgatttcaaaggacagcaggctaccatgaggaagagtgcaaaaataaatgaaaacgcactgaaagcatcgtatctggtcgctctcagggttgcaaaaagtaagaagccccataccattgcagagcagcttatattgccagcagccatagatatgtgcagagctatggtaagcgaagaatgtgccaacaaattaaaaactattccgttgtcagacaacacaatcggaagacgaattggggaaatggcaaatgatgtcaaagaccagctgatggcaaaacttcagacagttctgttttcccttcaaatcgacgagacgacagatgttactaatgatgcgcaactgttaacatttgtgcgatacgaggacagtggcactatgtgcgaggaatttcttttttgcaaaccactgcccgggcgaactaccggtgtagaaatatttaaagcactggacgattttttcacggagcacaatatctcgtggcagaggtgcgttgcattatgcagcgatggggcccgagccatgagtggcagcaagactggactgtttgcgcatgtaaggagggtggctccgggggtaatttggacacactgcctgattcatagagaggctctcgcctccaaagatctcagtgttgagctcagtggtgtgtttgatgtcgttgtcaagacggtcaacttcataaaacgaaacgcattgaatacacgcctgttttcatccctatgccatgacttgggaagtgaacacagctctctcctttatcattcagaggtgcgttggctgtctcgcggcgctgtgctcgcccgtgtgtttgaactacgcggagctatctacgagttcttgtgcgagaagcattctgatctggcttccaatttcaacgatagttactggttaactaagctggcgtacctcacagatgtttttgcagagctgaacaagttgaacagctccatgcaagggagagatgcaaacgtcatgcagctctacgagaagctcgaagcatttgtgaaaaaaatgtcaaagtggatcgaacgagtggagagcaataacttggcgatgtttccttcagttgaggaataccctgacagcactgacatcaacgacactatatgtgagcatttgaggaagcttgtgcgtcaattcgcaaagtacttcactgattcggaagagtggcgccgtgacagcaagtggatcctgctcccattcagtgacgatgcatcagtagggtcaagtctgacggctgtggaagaggataagctgattgagatgtccacagactctgtcaggaggcatatgtacgacacacagccccttgttaaattctggataagttgccagacagaatttccacagcttgctgcaaaagcaatgaggtgtcttttgccctttccaaccacatacctgtgtgagagtggtttttctacactggcgtacttaaagaataagtacagggctaggcttgatccagagaatgacatgagactgtctctgtctaccatttcgccacgaatagacaggctgtgtggacttcaccacgcccagatatcacactga